TGGGTTGCCTGGACTGCGCTATCAGCGAAATCCGAGTTAGCAAAATAGCGATCGCGCTTTAGGGAACAAACAAAGGAATTTTAGCTTTCCTTCTAGAGATATACCGTCTCTTAGAGAAAATTGATGTAAGCTAGTTTAGCTATCTGGTCTATAGCAAAGTGCTGTTACGCTGACTTCTGCGTAGCAGCCTGCTAAGTCAAAAACTAGTTAGTCAGGTTAATTTTTTATCTTTTCCTAACTTTAATTATCTGAGCGATCGATGCGTGAAAAATCGAATTCCAATTTACTCGATCGGCTAAATAACTCTCAATTAATTCGCTATTTGTTGTTGTTTACGCTGGGTTGGGCAATTACTCAGTTATTGGCTTATTTTGAGCAAGTTATTATTGTGTTTACGCTTGCTGCCATTTTTGCCTTTTTATTAAATTATCCCGTGCGTTGGCTTAGGCGATTTTTGCCTCATGGGGTTGCAGTTTGTATTGTATTTTTGCTCAGTTTAGTGCTTTTGGGCGGGTTGTCGCTGACGATTGGCTTGGCAATTCTTTCTCAAGGCGAACAGTTATTAAACCAATCAACGATTTTAATTAATTCAGTTTTACCCTTAATTGAAAGATTAGAAAACTTTTTGGAACGGGTGAACGTTCAAGTTGATTTTGCAATTTTAGAAGAACAGGTTCGCAATCAGATTTTTACGGGTATTGGAGCGGGATTGCTGACGTTACAAAATTGGCTTACTCGCTTAATTGACCTCATTTTGATTGTGGTGATTGCGTTCTTTATGTTGCTGGATGGTGGTAGTATTTGGAAGTTTATTCTTAAATCCTTTCCGGAAGATAAACAAGAGAAAATTTCTGAATCGATTCGGAAAAACTTCTTAGGTTTTTTTAGCGGGCGGTTGATTTTGTCCATTTTCTTTGGACTTTCCGCGCTTTTGGTCTTTATCTTATTGCAGGCACCCTACGCTTTATTTCTGGCTGCGATCGCCGGAATTTTTGACCTCATTCCTGGGATTGGCGCAACATTAGGAATTAGTCTCGTTTCTATCATTTTACTTCCCCAAGGCGTTTGGTTAAGTATTAAAGTCTTAATCGGTTGCGTTTTGCTTCAGCAACTTGAAGAAAACCTCCTCATGCCTCGAATTATGAAAGACTCCATTAACCTCAACCCCGTCGTCATGTTTTTTGCCCTCTTAGTCGGCGTCAGAATTGCTGGACTTTTGGGGCTGTTCCTCGCCATTCCAGTCGCTGGTGTCATTATCAACT
This genomic interval from Desertifilum tharense IPPAS B-1220 contains the following:
- a CDS encoding AI-2E family transporter, giving the protein MREKSNSNLLDRLNNSQLIRYLLLFTLGWAITQLLAYFEQVIIVFTLAAIFAFLLNYPVRWLRRFLPHGVAVCIVFLLSLVLLGGLSLTIGLAILSQGEQLLNQSTILINSVLPLIERLENFLERVNVQVDFAILEEQVRNQIFTGIGAGLLTLQNWLTRLIDLILIVVIAFFMLLDGGSIWKFILKSFPEDKQEKISESIRKNFLGFFSGRLILSIFFGLSALLVFILLQAPYALFLAAIAGIFDLIPGIGATLGISLVSIILLPQGVWLSIKVLIGCVLLQQLEENLLMPRIMKDSINLNPVVMFFALLVGVRIAGLLGLFLAIPVAGVIINLLDIDEMRGDS